In Gemmatimonadota bacterium, one DNA window encodes the following:
- a CDS encoding nucleotide pyrophosphohydrolase, which produces MTIREAQQAVDAWIGQFREGYWPPLINLARLVEEVGELARELNHRYGSKIKRPDEPEQDLALELADVLFVLVTLANEQKIDLEDAFARVLEKYRLRDSSRWTR; this is translated from the coding sequence GTGACGATCCGCGAGGCGCAGCAAGCGGTGGACGCCTGGATCGGCCAGTTCCGCGAGGGGTACTGGCCGCCGCTAATCAACCTCGCACGCCTGGTGGAAGAAGTCGGTGAGCTGGCGCGCGAGCTCAACCACCGCTACGGCAGCAAGATCAAGAGGCCGGACGAGCCCGAGCAGGACCTGGCCCTGGAGCTGGCCGACGTGCTGTTCGTGCTGGTCACGCTGGCCAACGAGCAGAAGATCGACCTGGAGGACGCGTTCGCCCGTGTGCTCGAGAAGTACCGCTTGCGCGACAGCTCACGCTGGACCAGGTGA
- a CDS encoding proline dehydrogenase: MLRHGLLALSESRLARRLAQDVPFSRALSRRFVAGTTVDDVVRAAADLNRNGFSFSVDYLGESVRSREEARAAAGVYQALLARIAGAGLDGNVSLKLSQMGLDVGEEFLRQNVGRVLDRAAELGIFIRFDMESGA; encoded by the coding sequence GTGTTGCGGCACGGGCTGCTGGCGCTCAGCGAGAGCCGGCTCGCACGTCGCCTCGCGCAAGATGTCCCCTTCTCCCGCGCCCTCTCGAGGCGCTTCGTGGCCGGCACGACCGTGGACGACGTCGTCCGCGCCGCCGCTGACCTCAACCGCAACGGCTTCAGCTTCTCCGTCGACTACCTGGGAGAATCAGTGCGCAGCCGCGAGGAAGCCCGGGCCGCAGCCGGAGTCTACCAGGCGCTGCTCGCGCGCATTGCCGGCGCGGGCCTGGACGGCAACGTCTCCCTCAAGCTCAGCCAGATGGGCCTGGATGTGGGCGAAGAGTTCCTGCGCCAGAACGTGGGACGCGTGCTGGACCGCGCTGCCGAGCTGGGCATCTTTATCCGCTTCGACATGGAGTCCGGCGC
- a CDS encoding glycosyltransferase, giving the protein MMQLLTLLPWVLFALLVPLLVRRTPRLNGYRPPAPRDAPLVSVIVPARNEALNIGTCVVTLLDSSYPRFEVLVVDDGSEDGTGAIAQALAERGGGNLRVITGEPLPAGWFGKPWACWQGYRAARGELLLFTDADTRHDARLLGSAVAALQHEKADLVSIFPRQLLGSFWERVVMPQIMLVLLLRYGDLSRINRSGRPRDVIANGQFILVRREAYEAVGGHQVVGGEVAEDLRLAQHFVQRGRRIFLAYAEDLIETRMYRSLAGVVEGFSKNMAVGSRFVVASWLGPLVPWIAAAALLSLWVLPPSLLLAAWVAGFDGGVRGWAGAASGISLVPWLVLLLRLRVGPLYALAYPLGGALAAWICVRSALRGERITWKGRLYGERRATGR; this is encoded by the coding sequence ATGATGCAGCTTCTGACCTTGCTCCCCTGGGTGCTCTTCGCGCTGCTCGTGCCGCTGCTGGTGCGGCGCACGCCGCGACTGAACGGGTACCGGCCGCCGGCCCCACGGGATGCGCCGCTGGTCTCGGTGATCGTGCCGGCGCGCAACGAGGCGCTGAACATCGGCACGTGCGTGGTGACCCTGCTGGACTCGAGCTATCCCCGCTTCGAGGTGCTCGTGGTCGACGACGGCAGCGAGGACGGCACGGGCGCGATTGCGCAGGCGCTCGCCGAGCGAGGCGGCGGCAACCTGCGGGTGATCACCGGCGAGCCGCTCCCCGCCGGCTGGTTCGGCAAGCCGTGGGCGTGCTGGCAGGGGTACCGCGCTGCGCGGGGCGAGCTTCTGCTCTTCACGGATGCGGATACACGGCATGACGCGCGGCTGCTGGGCAGTGCCGTAGCCGCGCTGCAGCACGAGAAGGCTGACCTGGTCAGCATTTTTCCGCGCCAGCTCCTGGGCAGCTTCTGGGAGCGGGTGGTGATGCCCCAGATCATGCTGGTGCTGCTGCTGCGCTACGGCGACCTGTCGCGCATCAACCGATCCGGCCGCCCGCGGGACGTGATTGCCAATGGTCAGTTCATCCTGGTGCGGCGCGAGGCGTACGAGGCGGTCGGCGGCCACCAGGTGGTAGGGGGCGAGGTGGCGGAGGACCTGCGGCTGGCGCAGCACTTCGTCCAGCGCGGCCGGCGCATCTTCCTCGCCTATGCCGAGGATCTGATAGAGACGCGGATGTATCGGTCGCTGGCCGGAGTCGTAGAAGGCTTCTCGAAGAACATGGCCGTGGGCTCCCGCTTCGTCGTGGCAAGCTGGCTCGGCCCGCTCGTACCCTGGATCGCGGCGGCCGCGCTGCTCTCGCTCTGGGTGCTGCCGCCCAGCCTGCTGCTCGCGGCTTGGGTCGCCGGGTTCGACGGCGGCGTGCGCGGCTGGGCGGGGGCGGCGAGTGGCATCTCGCTCGTGCCCTGGCTGGTCCTGCTGCTCCGCCTCCGGGTCGGCCCACTCTACGCGCTGGCCTACCCGCTGGGCGGCGCGCTGGCCGCATGGATCTGCGTACGCAGCGCGCTGCGTGGCGAGCGTATCACATGGAAGGGGCGCCTCTACGGCGAGCGCCGCGCGACCGGCAGGTAA
- a CDS encoding ABC transporter substrate-binding protein, producing the protein MPRSIRVAHSPDPDDAFMFYALATGKLDTGGLHFVHELQDIETLNRRALAGELEVTAVSIHAYALLAERYLLLPHGASMGEGYGPRLVARQPLEPAGLAGTRVAVPGTMTSAYLALKLFQPAAETEAIPFDKIMEHVRAGRADAGLLIHEGQLTYADSGLHLVADLGEWWAGETGGLPLPLGGNVIRRDLGPELIRKVSTVLRQSIAYALEHTEEALEYARRFGRGLDARQTREFVHMYVNPRTLDYGEDGRRAVQLFLDRGYQAGLIPRRVTVEFASD; encoded by the coding sequence ATGCCTCGCAGCATCCGCGTCGCCCATTCGCCGGATCCGGACGACGCTTTCATGTTCTACGCCCTGGCCACGGGCAAGCTGGACACGGGCGGACTGCACTTTGTTCACGAGCTGCAAGACATCGAGACGCTGAACCGCCGCGCGCTGGCGGGCGAGCTCGAGGTCACGGCCGTCTCGATCCACGCCTACGCCCTGCTGGCGGAGCGCTACCTGCTTCTGCCGCACGGCGCGTCCATGGGCGAGGGGTACGGCCCGCGACTGGTGGCGCGCCAGCCGCTCGAGCCCGCCGGCCTCGCCGGCACCCGGGTCGCCGTGCCCGGAACCATGACCTCCGCCTACCTGGCGCTCAAGCTGTTCCAGCCGGCGGCCGAGACCGAGGCCATCCCCTTCGATAAGATAATGGAGCACGTCCGAGCGGGGCGCGCCGACGCCGGCCTCCTGATCCACGAGGGGCAGCTCACCTACGCAGACTCCGGCCTGCACCTCGTCGCCGACCTGGGCGAATGGTGGGCCGGCGAGACGGGCGGGCTGCCGCTGCCGCTGGGCGGCAACGTCATCCGCCGCGACCTGGGACCCGAGCTGATCCGGAAGGTTTCCACTGTGCTGCGCCAGTCGATCGCCTACGCCCTGGAGCACACGGAGGAAGCGCTCGAGTACGCCCGCCGCTTCGGCCGCGGGCTGGACGCCCGCCAGACACGCGAGTTCGTCCACATGTACGTCAACCCCCGCACCCTGGATTACGGCGAGGATGGCCGCCGCGCCGTCCAGCTCTTCCTGGACCGCGGCTATCAGGCCGGCCTCATCCCCCGGCGCGTCACGGTCGAGTTCGCGAGCGACTGA
- a CDS encoding aminotransferase class V-fold PLP-dependent enzyme produces MNCESWRAEFPILARKTYLNSCSLGALSRRAEARLLEFQQEWHELGAAAWYELWLGRSAELRRRVAAMLGADAAEIALAHSTSAALAVIASALDYARRPRIVIAELDFPTLGYQWMVHPGVELVRVPSDDRATIDPNRFADAVTDRTAVLATSHVFFSSGAIQELAPLAEIAHAHGALFLVDAYQSAGQVPVDVKAAGADILVTGPLKWLLGGPGLAYLYVRQELIPQLTPTTTGWFAARDQFAFDAARFEFHDDARRYELGTPAVATLHTALGGQEIIDEVGVARIRARNRALVDRLVRGLQAAGFRLRMAPDPEARSAIVMVAHRDPAGAVAHLAANEIIVDWRPGHVRISPHFYNTESEMERVVEELRRWREP; encoded by the coding sequence ATGAATTGCGAAAGCTGGCGCGCCGAGTTCCCCATCCTGGCCCGCAAGACATACCTGAACTCCTGCTCCCTGGGTGCACTGTCACGCCGCGCAGAGGCCCGGCTCCTCGAGTTCCAGCAGGAATGGCACGAGCTGGGCGCGGCCGCGTGGTACGAGCTGTGGCTGGGCCGCAGCGCGGAGCTCCGCCGCCGCGTCGCCGCCATGCTGGGGGCCGACGCCGCCGAGATCGCTCTCGCGCACTCGACCTCCGCCGCCCTGGCCGTCATCGCTTCCGCACTCGACTACGCCCGCCGGCCCCGCATCGTCATTGCCGAGCTGGACTTCCCTACGCTCGGCTACCAGTGGATGGTCCACCCCGGCGTCGAGCTGGTGCGCGTCCCGAGCGACGACCGGGCGACTATTGATCCGAACCGCTTTGCCGACGCCGTCACCGACCGCACCGCCGTGCTGGCGACGAGCCACGTCTTCTTCAGCAGCGGCGCGATCCAGGAGCTGGCGCCGCTGGCCGAGATCGCCCACGCCCACGGCGCTCTCTTTCTGGTCGATGCCTACCAGAGCGCCGGCCAGGTGCCCGTGGATGTGAAGGCCGCAGGCGCGGATATCCTGGTTACCGGGCCCCTCAAGTGGCTGCTGGGCGGACCGGGGCTCGCCTACCTGTACGTGCGCCAGGAGCTGATCCCGCAGCTTACGCCCACCACCACCGGCTGGTTTGCCGCCCGCGACCAGTTCGCCTTCGACGCCGCCCGCTTCGAGTTCCACGACGATGCCCGCCGCTACGAGCTGGGCACGCCCGCGGTCGCCACGCTCCATACCGCGCTGGGCGGGCAGGAGATCATCGACGAAGTCGGCGTCGCCCGCATCCGCGCCCGCAACCGCGCGCTGGTGGATCGCCTGGTGCGTGGGCTGCAGGCGGCGGGGTTCAGGCTGCGCATGGCGCCGGACCCGGAGGCCCGCTCCGCCATCGTCATGGTGGCCCACCGGGACCCGGCCGGCGCGGTGGCCCACCTGGCCGCGAACGAGATCATTGTGGACTGGCGGCCGGGTCACGTGCGCATCTCACCGCACTTCTACAACACGGAGTCGGAAATGGAGCGCGTGGTCGAGGAGCTGCGCCGCTGGAGGGAGCCGTGA
- a CDS encoding alcohol dehydrogenase catalytic domain-containing protein: MKAATFHEFGGPEVIRIEDVPRPAPGPGEVLVEVRAAALNHLDLWVRRGLPIQPVMPHIGGSDIAGVVVELGPGVGGVEVGERVVVNPSLWCGRCEWCLRGEHSQCAEFAVLGEHTQGGFAEYVTVPASNLYRVPADYPFEQAAAAPLVFLTAWRGLITRAGLRAGQDVLITGASGGVATAAVQIARLAGARVFAVTTGEHVARVRELGAHIVYDRTAADYSREVWRDTGKRGVDVVFDSVGQAMWPQNLRALARGGRLVTYGATTGSAGETDLRLVFWKQLQVVGTTMGNRTEFETVMALVLRGELRPVVDVIWPLERAREAHERLERGEQFGKIVLSPGPA, translated from the coding sequence ATGAAAGCGGCTACGTTCCACGAGTTCGGCGGGCCAGAGGTGATCCGGATCGAGGATGTCCCCCGCCCCGCGCCCGGTCCGGGCGAGGTGCTGGTCGAGGTGCGTGCGGCGGCGCTGAACCACCTGGACCTGTGGGTGCGGCGAGGACTGCCGATCCAGCCCGTCATGCCTCATATCGGTGGCTCGGACATCGCCGGCGTGGTTGTCGAGCTGGGGCCTGGGGTGGGCGGCGTCGAGGTGGGCGAGCGCGTGGTCGTCAATCCCTCGCTCTGGTGCGGCCGCTGCGAGTGGTGTCTGCGCGGCGAGCACAGCCAGTGCGCCGAGTTTGCCGTGCTGGGCGAGCACACGCAGGGTGGGTTCGCCGAGTATGTGACCGTGCCCGCCAGCAACCTGTACCGCGTCCCCGCCGACTACCCGTTCGAGCAGGCGGCCGCCGCGCCACTGGTCTTCCTGACCGCGTGGCGCGGCCTGATCACGCGGGCCGGGCTGAGGGCGGGGCAGGACGTGCTCATTACCGGCGCATCGGGCGGCGTGGCCACGGCCGCGGTGCAGATCGCGCGGCTCGCGGGCGCTCGCGTCTTTGCCGTGACGACGGGGGAGCACGTGGCGCGCGTGCGCGAGCTGGGCGCGCACATTGTTTACGACCGCACCGCGGCGGACTATTCGCGCGAGGTCTGGAGGGACACAGGGAAGCGCGGCGTAGACGTCGTCTTCGACTCCGTCGGACAGGCCATGTGGCCGCAGAACCTGCGGGCGCTGGCGCGGGGCGGGCGGCTGGTGACCTACGGCGCCACCACCGGCTCGGCCGGCGAGACCGATCTGCGTTTGGTCTTCTGGAAGCAGCTCCAGGTCGTGGGCACGACCATGGGCAATCGTACGGAGTTCGAGACCGTGATGGCGCTGGTGCTCCGTGGCGAGCTGCGGCCCGTGGTAGACGTCATCTGGCCGCTCGAGCGGGCGCGTGAGGCCCACGAGCGGCTCGAGCGCGGCGAGCAGTTCGGCAAGATCGTGCTGTCACCTGGTCCAGCGTGA